The following coding sequences lie in one Thalassoglobus polymorphus genomic window:
- a CDS encoding PVC-type heme-binding CxxCH protein, with protein MPRFLVHTLCLYFLLSVLSATSFAQRLEIPRRHEKPPGPPLSAEEAVKKMVVPEGFSVELVAKEPDLMNPVGMAIDEKGRFWVTESFEYPRRSPGPGRDRIKVLEDTTGDGMVDKVTVFAEGLNIPSGIAVGHGGVWVANAPDLLFMQDTDGDLKADKIETVLTGFGRTDTHELPNSLTWGPDGWLYGLNGVFNYCHVYYSKENPNYEADHPGFKFTCAMFRIHPRTREFQIFAEGTSNPWGITFNGDGEAFISACVIDHLWHISESAYYIRQGGPYPPHTWPMRSIVDHKHQKAAYCGITWFDSEAYPEEYRNVLYMGNIHGGCINADIADRSGASYKGRPHPGFPAPQGAFEHDTVRKISEGDDAKLADFLTANDAWFMPVVQKVGPDGCLYILDWYDRYHCYQDANADPEGVDRSKGRLYRVVYKGHENKIAEDLGAKSDDELITLLGDSNVYKRNTAQRLLQERMTFDLAKQVLAVVKDEKTSHTQRMHALFCVVYSEDFTKLFGEMRSMSKSVKDEIEPWLVRRTFDDAEFSKLAPQQMKKDPNLDQTFKKYSPQMLAQMVIGASKFQGEEEFAVKYLLAILRVSGDDPMLRHLVWQNLLPLIDGHPDAVIEGLRESLNSSKEDYASGIGPICGRAIPVLCQNRSLSGKTMGGLFEAVLKSPNSTPAFKSNTLGLLSRLLREGQLSKDQRAELYQTLKPIQFDDSNMTVVLALLGDVEAMQVVRKTFNDTSKPQPERLEALRVLVAARAPRIVSNLGDAIGGLKTAKSFRIAAIEAIGGVNDPELAGFLLDNYPTWEADVQPRVIEVLTQRDIWSVALLKEIEAKKIDKEAVNLNQLKRVSSFKNEELQKLVVKLYGQIRTDRRSDRQHVINFHRDFLNGTPGDPHKGIAVFKKVCAQCHKMYGEGAEVGPDITRNGRSNWNQLLQNVFDPSAVIGPGYQARLLATEDGRILTGLPIEESDERVVLKIQGGKIETIPRDKIEAYKISEVSMMPEDLEKQLKPQELADLFAYLALDRPPSDPNAKILSGAPKQKIRD; from the coding sequence ATGCCCCGCTTTTTGGTCCACACTCTTTGCTTGTATTTCCTCTTAAGCGTTCTCTCTGCCACCAGCTTCGCGCAGCGATTGGAAATTCCTCGCCGACACGAGAAGCCGCCCGGACCTCCTCTTTCTGCGGAGGAAGCAGTCAAGAAGATGGTGGTTCCGGAGGGGTTTTCTGTTGAACTCGTCGCCAAGGAACCGGACCTCATGAATCCGGTCGGAATGGCGATTGATGAAAAGGGGCGTTTCTGGGTCACCGAAAGTTTTGAGTATCCGCGACGCTCCCCCGGTCCGGGGCGCGACCGTATCAAGGTTCTCGAAGATACCACTGGTGATGGGATGGTCGACAAAGTGACTGTCTTTGCTGAGGGGTTAAACATTCCCTCGGGGATCGCTGTTGGTCATGGCGGTGTGTGGGTTGCGAATGCGCCGGACCTGCTCTTCATGCAGGATACCGACGGAGACCTCAAAGCGGACAAGATTGAAACCGTTCTCACCGGCTTTGGTCGCACGGATACTCACGAGCTGCCCAACTCTCTGACATGGGGACCGGATGGTTGGCTGTACGGATTGAACGGCGTCTTTAACTATTGCCATGTTTATTATTCGAAAGAGAACCCGAACTACGAAGCGGATCATCCCGGCTTCAAGTTCACTTGTGCGATGTTCCGCATTCACCCCCGCACACGGGAGTTTCAGATTTTCGCAGAGGGGACGAGTAACCCTTGGGGAATTACATTCAACGGTGACGGAGAAGCGTTCATTTCCGCATGCGTGATTGATCACCTGTGGCACATTTCCGAGAGTGCCTACTACATCCGCCAAGGTGGACCCTATCCACCGCACACGTGGCCGATGCGTTCGATCGTCGATCATAAACACCAAAAGGCTGCCTACTGCGGTATCACCTGGTTCGATTCGGAAGCCTATCCTGAAGAATATCGCAACGTACTGTACATGGGGAACATTCACGGGGGTTGCATCAATGCTGATATCGCAGACCGTAGCGGAGCGAGCTACAAAGGCCGCCCGCATCCCGGATTCCCTGCACCTCAGGGCGCCTTCGAACACGATACCGTTCGCAAGATCAGTGAAGGAGACGATGCGAAACTCGCTGACTTCCTGACCGCCAACGACGCCTGGTTCATGCCGGTTGTGCAAAAAGTCGGCCCGGATGGTTGCCTGTATATCTTAGATTGGTACGACCGCTACCACTGCTATCAAGACGCAAACGCCGACCCGGAAGGTGTTGACCGATCCAAAGGCCGCCTGTATCGCGTCGTCTATAAAGGTCACGAGAATAAGATAGCCGAAGACCTGGGAGCAAAGTCAGATGATGAACTGATCACCCTTCTGGGGGATTCCAATGTCTATAAACGAAATACGGCTCAGCGACTTTTGCAGGAACGAATGACATTCGATTTGGCGAAACAGGTTCTTGCGGTCGTGAAGGATGAAAAGACAAGCCACACTCAAAGAATGCATGCTCTGTTTTGTGTTGTGTACAGCGAAGACTTTACGAAGCTGTTTGGGGAGATGCGAAGCATGTCAAAATCGGTCAAAGACGAGATCGAGCCATGGTTGGTTCGCCGGACTTTTGATGACGCTGAGTTTTCTAAACTCGCCCCACAACAGATGAAAAAAGATCCGAATCTGGATCAGACATTCAAGAAGTACTCTCCACAAATGCTGGCTCAGATGGTCATTGGAGCCAGCAAGTTTCAAGGGGAAGAAGAGTTCGCTGTCAAATACTTGCTAGCGATCCTGCGTGTCTCCGGCGACGATCCAATGCTCAGGCATCTCGTCTGGCAGAACCTGCTTCCTTTGATCGATGGTCATCCAGACGCAGTGATTGAAGGGCTTCGTGAATCGCTGAATAGTTCGAAGGAAGACTACGCCAGTGGGATCGGGCCGATTTGCGGAAGAGCAATTCCCGTTTTATGTCAGAATCGATCTCTGTCGGGAAAAACTATGGGAGGGCTGTTTGAAGCGGTTCTCAAGTCTCCAAACTCGACGCCAGCATTCAAGTCCAATACTCTCGGATTGCTCAGCCGTTTATTACGTGAAGGACAACTTTCAAAGGATCAGCGAGCTGAGTTGTATCAAACTTTGAAGCCTATTCAATTCGATGATTCCAACATGACAGTGGTTCTGGCTCTGCTAGGGGATGTCGAAGCGATGCAGGTCGTCCGCAAAACTTTCAATGACACAAGCAAGCCCCAACCAGAGCGTTTGGAAGCACTCAGGGTTCTGGTGGCTGCCAGAGCTCCTCGCATCGTCAGTAATCTAGGTGACGCCATCGGCGGATTGAAGACTGCGAAGTCGTTCCGCATTGCAGCGATCGAAGCGATCGGCGGAGTCAATGACCCTGAACTTGCGGGCTTCTTACTTGACAATTATCCGACTTGGGAAGCGGACGTTCAGCCACGCGTGATTGAAGTTCTCACGCAGCGGGACATCTGGTCCGTTGCTCTACTCAAAGAGATTGAAGCCAAGAAGATCGACAAGGAAGCGGTCAACTTGAATCAGTTGAAACGAGTTTCATCTTTCAAGAATGAAGAACTGCAAAAGCTTGTTGTCAAACTTTACGGACAAATTCGAACAGATCGTCGATCCGATCGGCAGCACGTCATCAATTTCCACCGAGATTTTCTCAATGGAACACCGGGTGATCCGCACAAGGGGATTGCTGTCTTCAAGAAAGTTTGTGCGCAGTGTCACAAGATGTATGGCGAAGGAGCTGAGGTCGGTCCAGATATTACCCGAAACGGCCGCAGCAACTGGAATCAACTGTTGCAAAATGTTTTCGATCCGAGTGCCGTCATTGGTCCCGGATACCAAGCCCGACTTTTGGCGACTGAAGATGGCCGGATCTTAACCGGGCTGCCTATTGAAGAGAGTGACGAGCGAGTCGTTCTTAAGATTCAAGGGGGCAAGATCGAAACGATTCCTCGCGACAAAATTGAGGCTTACAAAATCAGTGAAGTCTCCATGATGCCCGAAGATCTGGAGAAACAACTCAAGCCGCAAGAGCTCGCGGATCTGTTTGCATACTTAGCTCTGGACCGTCCACCGAGTGATCCGAATGCAAAGATCCTGAGCGGAGCACCGAAGCAGAAAATTCGGGATTAA